A part of Bosea sp. (in: a-proteobacteria) genomic DNA contains:
- the gloB gene encoding hydroxyacylglutathione hydrolase translates to MPIDLHAFRCLGDNCGALIRDRASGLCAAVDAPDAGAVNAAAIAMGWNVSHLFITHEHADHVQGADALARLTGCEVIGPREAARAVQLDRIVGEGDEVSLGDSAFSIWATPGHCAGHLGWVCAEGEIALVGDVVFVMGCGRLSGDTAPQLWRAISRIAALPDSVRLVTGHDYTRSNASFARAVEPGDAAIAARAAEAERRAAAQDFWAVTTVGEEKATNPFFRAGEAKLMARLGAADAAASFAKLRQMKNEFRA, encoded by the coding sequence GTGCCCATCGACCTTCATGCCTTCCGTTGCCTCGGCGACAATTGCGGAGCCCTGATCCGGGACCGGGCCAGCGGTCTGTGCGCGGCGGTCGACGCGCCCGATGCCGGCGCGGTCAACGCTGCCGCCATCGCCATGGGCTGGAATGTCAGCCACCTCTTCATCACCCATGAACATGCCGACCATGTGCAGGGCGCCGATGCGCTGGCGCGGCTGACCGGCTGCGAGGTGATCGGCCCGCGCGAGGCGGCCCGCGCCGTGCAGCTCGACCGCATCGTGGGCGAGGGCGACGAGGTCAGCCTGGGCGACAGCGCCTTCTCGATCTGGGCGACGCCAGGCCATTGCGCTGGCCATCTGGGCTGGGTGTGCGCGGAGGGCGAGATCGCGCTGGTCGGCGATGTCGTCTTCGTCATGGGCTGCGGCCGGCTTTCGGGCGACACCGCGCCGCAGCTCTGGCGCGCCATCAGCCGAATCGCGGCGCTGCCCGATTCCGTCAGGCTGGTCACGGGCCATGATTACACCCGCTCCAACGCCAGCTTCGCGCGGGCGGTCGAGCCTGGCGACGCAGCCATCGCCGCCCGGGCCGCCGAGGCCGAGCGCCGCGCGGCCGCGCAGGATTTCTGGGCCGTGACCACCGTGGGCGAGGAGAAGGCCACGAACCCGTTCTTCCGCGCCGGCGAGGCCAAGCTGATGGCGCGGCTCGGGGCGGCCGATGCCGCCGCCAGCTTCGCGAAGCTGCGCCAGATGAAGAACGAGTTCAGGGCATGA
- a CDS encoding class I SAM-dependent methyltransferase yields MSTDVVDLRSFYVSPLGHVARRFIGRAILRFWSDVRGARLVGVGYAVPYLALLRAGAERSLAFMPATQGVVNWASEGGSASALVDPLLLPLDDASVDRVLLVHAIESSENAEELLAECWRVLAPGGRLMLVAPNRRGLWARVDGTPFGHGRPFSRSQLEKLMRATLFAPENWAEALFTPPLQSASVLRSAAVWEKVGAGLGLPFSGVHVIDATKQFYRRSPAKSRRAFALRQMLAPLPAPAPSAGRSAAPAAACRLGLPLRHP; encoded by the coding sequence ATGAGCACCGATGTCGTCGATCTGCGCAGCTTTTATGTCAGCCCTCTGGGACATGTCGCCCGCCGCTTCATCGGCCGCGCGATCCTGCGGTTCTGGAGCGACGTGCGCGGCGCGCGTCTGGTTGGCGTCGGCTATGCGGTGCCCTATCTCGCCTTGCTGCGCGCAGGGGCGGAGCGCTCGCTCGCCTTCATGCCCGCCACCCAGGGCGTGGTGAACTGGGCGAGCGAAGGCGGCTCGGCCTCCGCGCTGGTCGATCCGCTGCTGCTGCCGCTGGACGACGCCTCGGTCGACCGCGTGCTGCTCGTTCATGCCATCGAGTCCAGTGAAAACGCTGAGGAGCTTCTCGCGGAATGCTGGCGCGTTCTGGCGCCGGGCGGGCGGCTCATGCTGGTTGCGCCCAATCGCCGGGGCCTTTGGGCGCGCGTCGACGGCACGCCCTTCGGCCATGGCCGGCCATTCTCGCGCAGCCAGCTCGAGAAGCTGATGCGCGCCACCCTGTTCGCGCCAGAGAACTGGGCCGAGGCGCTCTTCACCCCGCCGCTGCAGAGCGCCTCCGTGCTGCGTTCCGCGGCCGTTTGGGAGAAGGTCGGCGCCGGGCTTGGCCTGCCCTTCTCCGGCGTTCATGTGATCGACGCGACCAAGCAGTTCTATCGCCGCAGCCCGGCCAAGAGCCGCCGCGCCTTCGCCCTGCGCCAGATGCTCGCTCCCCTGCCCGCTCCTGCGCCGTCCGCGGGCCGCAGCGCAGCCCCGGCGGCTGCCTGCCGGCTCGGCCTGCCGCTGCGGCATCCTTGA
- a CDS encoding acetyl-CoA carboxylase carboxyltransferase subunit alpha: MRNYLDFEKPIADLEAKVDELKAMAAKGDAVAIGEDIARLEAKADQSLKALYQALTPWQKTQVARHPQRPNFVDYCAALITEFTPLAGDRGFGEDEAIIAGFGRFGGAPVCVLGQEKGSSTETRLKHNWGMAKPEGYRKAVRLMELADRFRLPVLSFVDTKGAFPGIEAEERGQAEAIARSTEACLALGTPSVSIIIGEGGSGGAVAIATANRVLMLEHAVYSVISPEGAASILWHDAARAQDAATSMKITAQDLFRFGVIDRIIPEPAGGAHRAPIEAIQRGGHAIASALSELAGLSPDQLRDQRADKFLAIGRKLG; the protein is encoded by the coding sequence ATGAGAAACTATCTCGATTTCGAAAAGCCGATCGCTGACCTCGAAGCGAAGGTGGACGAGCTGAAGGCCATGGCCGCCAAGGGCGACGCCGTGGCCATCGGCGAGGACATCGCCCGGCTCGAAGCCAAGGCCGACCAGTCGCTCAAGGCGCTCTACCAGGCGCTGACGCCCTGGCAGAAGACCCAGGTGGCCCGCCACCCGCAGCGCCCGAATTTCGTCGATTACTGCGCCGCCCTGATCACCGAGTTCACGCCGCTGGCCGGCGACCGCGGCTTTGGCGAGGATGAGGCCATCATCGCGGGCTTCGGCCGCTTCGGGGGCGCGCCGGTCTGCGTGCTCGGCCAGGAGAAGGGCTCGTCCACCGAAACCCGCCTCAAGCACAATTGGGGCATGGCCAAGCCCGAAGGCTATCGCAAGGCGGTGCGCCTGATGGAGCTTGCCGACCGGTTCAGGCTTCCTGTCCTGAGCTTCGTCGATACGAAAGGCGCCTTCCCCGGCATCGAGGCGGAGGAGCGGGGTCAGGCCGAGGCCATTGCCCGCTCCACCGAAGCCTGCCTCGCGCTGGGCACGCCCAGCGTCTCGATCATCATCGGCGAAGGCGGCTCGGGCGGCGCGGTGGCGATCGCCACGGCGAACCGCGTGCTCATGCTCGAACATGCGGTCTATTCGGTGATCTCGCCCGAAGGCGCTGCCTCGATCCTCTGGCATGACGCGGCCCGCGCGCAGGATGCGGCCACCAGCATGAAGATCACGGCGCAGGATCTTTTCCGCTTTGGCGTCATCGACCGGATCATTCCGGAGCCGGCGGGCGGAGCCCACCGCGCCCCGATCGAGGCCATCCAGCGCGGGGGGCACGCCATCGCCTCGGCCCTGTCCGAGCTCGCTGGCCTGTCGCCGGACCAGCTGCGCGACCAGCGCGCCGACAAGTTTCTGGCCATTGGCCGCAAGCTTGGCTGA
- a CDS encoding murein L,D-transpeptidase, with protein sequence MRLLPVSLALVVGLALAGCEETRLRGASRHNIPIPNAVYALMSEKGMTKHSPVLIRSFKKESELEIWKMASDGRYKLLKSYPMCRWSGQLGPKKREGDRQAPEGFYHITPAQMNPNSAFYLSFNMGYPNAFDRAHGRTGAHLMVHGACSSAGCYSMSDDQIAEIYAIVREAHNGGQQAVQMQALPFRMTADNLAKHRYDQHMPFWRNLKEGSDMFEVAGAAPAVSVCQARYAFNRTEDCREDPRAQDIIAAAHEKHRQDQAQVAALVARGTPAVRLVYQDGGQHHQFTQVLMNSGPDALEQKTAWGSRAVGVSRPEAVLASPQEVAIDPTGRPRLAAPAAAAAVVAATPVPPAAARAVNQPANATAVTRSAAAAAAAAAADTTAAQAASVETPSMLQRVWSLNPFAAPVAEPAAAAPVVAQPAAQPAGAAASPRRPEAQGRASPQAIAPNAAQQVRVAQRPAPARD encoded by the coding sequence TTGCGTCTGTTGCCTGTTTCGCTCGCGCTGGTCGTCGGGCTGGCCCTCGCCGGCTGCGAGGAGACGCGCCTGCGCGGAGCTTCCCGCCACAACATCCCGATTCCGAACGCGGTTTATGCCCTCATGTCCGAGAAGGGCATGACCAAGCATTCACCCGTGCTGATCCGTTCCTTCAAGAAGGAGTCGGAGCTCGAAATCTGGAAGATGGCGAGTGACGGCCGCTACAAGCTGCTCAAGAGCTATCCAATGTGCCGCTGGTCGGGCCAGCTCGGGCCCAAGAAGCGTGAGGGCGACCGTCAGGCGCCGGAGGGCTTCTATCACATCACCCCGGCGCAGATGAACCCGAACTCGGCCTTCTACCTATCCTTCAACATGGGCTACCCCAACGCCTTCGACCGCGCCCATGGCCGCACCGGCGCCCATCTGATGGTGCACGGCGCCTGCTCCTCGGCCGGCTGCTACTCGATGTCGGATGACCAGATCGCCGAGATCTACGCCATCGTGCGCGAAGCCCATAATGGCGGCCAGCAGGCCGTGCAGATGCAGGCGCTGCCCTTCCGCATGACGGCCGATAACCTGGCCAAGCATCGCTACGATCAGCACATGCCCTTCTGGCGCAACCTGAAGGAAGGCTCGGACATGTTCGAGGTGGCGGGCGCGGCGCCGGCAGTGTCGGTGTGCCAGGCCCGCTACGCCTTCAATCGCACCGAGGACTGCCGTGAGGACCCGCGCGCGCAGGACATCATCGCCGCAGCGCACGAGAAGCATCGCCAGGATCAGGCGCAGGTCGCGGCTCTGGTGGCGCGCGGCACGCCTGCCGTGCGGCTTGTCTACCAGGATGGCGGCCAGCATCACCAGTTCACCCAGGTGCTCATGAACTCGGGGCCAGATGCGCTCGAACAGAAGACCGCATGGGGCTCGCGCGCCGTGGGCGTCAGCCGCCCTGAAGCTGTTCTGGCGAGCCCGCAGGAGGTCGCGATCGACCCGACGGGCCGCCCCCGCCTCGCAGCCCCGGCAGCCGCTGCTGCTGTCGTCGCGGCCACTCCTGTGCCGCCTGCCGCTGCGCGCGCCGTCAATCAGCCAGCCAACGCCACCGCCGTGACGCGCAGCGCGGCTGCGGCGGCTGCGGCGGCTGCCGCTGACACGACTGCGGCCCAGGCGGCCAGCGTCGAGACGCCGTCCATGCTCCAGCGTGTCTGGTCGCTGAACCCCTTCGCCGCCCCCGTGGCGGAGCCTGCCGCTGCGGCCCCGGTGGTAGCCCAGCCTGCTGCACAGCCTGCCGGTGCCGCAGCGTCCCCGCGCCGGCCGGAAGCCCAGGGCCGCGCCTCGCCGCAGGCCATTGCGCCGAACGCTGCCCAGCAGGTGCGCGTCGCCCAGCGCCCTGCGCCCGCGAGGGACTGA
- the secA gene encoding preprotein translocase subunit SecA, producing MFGALAKKLFGSVNDRRVKGYRPRVDAINALEAEYAKLSDEELRGKTAQFREQLAAGKSLDDLLVPAFATVREAAKRTLGQRHYDVQLIGGMVLHEGSIAEMKTGEGKTLVSTLAVYLNALAGRGVHVVTVNDYLARRDAGWMGQIYSFLGMTTGVVVHGVDDAERHAAYVCDITYGTNNEFGFDYLRDNMKYDFAQMVQRGHAFAIVDEVDSILVDEARTPLIISGPTEDRSDLYVALDALIPRLDRADYDLDEKQRQVSLTEAGTEKMEEIIRAAGLLREGGLYDAANVSIVHHLNQALRAHTLFTRDKDYIVRNDEVVIIDEFTGRMMPGRRYSEGLHQALEAKEKVQIQPENATLASITFQNYFRLYEKLGGMTGTAATEAEEFQQIYKLDVVEIPTNVPVQRVDEDDSVFRTFEEKVKAIIVELEKASARMQPVLVGTASIERSELVAELLVKAGYKQLDFAQPNALDSLYKAAREGKATRQFAVLNARFHEQEAYIVAEAGVPGAITIATNMAGRGTDIKLGGSVEMRIQTETAGMEDGPEKQARIAAIKEEVERFRQIVLNAREEIEVEPAKGSRAAKTVTMPGGLYIIGTERHESRRIDNQLRGRAGRQGDPGRSKFFLSLQDDLMRIFGSDRMDGMLQKLGLQEGEAIIHPWINKAVEKAQGKVEARNFDTRKNILKYDDVMNDQRKVVFEQRRDFMRQPSVRETINEMRSQVVDDVVRHHIPPDAYPEQWDVAGLKAEVLQNLNLDLPVDEWAKEDGIADEEMRERILKAADDDYSARIARNGDEVMAYVEKQVLLQMLDHLWREHLVTLDHLRQVVGWRGLAQRDPLNEYKAEAFQLFDGLIDKLREQVTGQVMRVEVRFEEPPADAQPALGQAPLGDQTAMFAPAEAVAQSQRDPNDPSSWGRVGRNEPCPCGSGKKYKHCHGQVA from the coding sequence ATGTTTGGCGCCTTGGCGAAGAAACTGTTCGGTTCTGTCAATGACCGCCGCGTCAAGGGCTACCGGCCTCGGGTGGACGCCATCAACGCGCTGGAGGCCGAATATGCGAAGCTCAGCGATGAGGAGCTGCGCGGCAAGACCGCCCAGTTCCGCGAGCAGTTGGCCGCTGGCAAGAGCCTCGACGATCTGCTCGTGCCCGCTTTCGCGACCGTTCGCGAAGCGGCCAAGCGCACGCTCGGCCAGCGCCACTACGATGTGCAGCTCATCGGCGGTATGGTGCTGCACGAGGGCTCGATCGCCGAAATGAAGACCGGCGAAGGCAAGACGCTCGTCTCCACGCTCGCAGTCTATCTCAATGCGCTGGCCGGCCGGGGCGTCCATGTCGTCACGGTCAACGATTACCTCGCCCGTCGCGACGCGGGCTGGATGGGCCAGATCTACAGCTTCCTGGGCATGACCACGGGCGTGGTGGTGCACGGCGTCGACGATGCCGAGCGGCACGCGGCCTATGTCTGCGACATCACCTACGGCACGAACAACGAGTTCGGCTTCGACTATCTGCGCGACAACATGAAGTATGACTTCGCCCAGATGGTGCAGCGTGGCCATGCCTTTGCGATCGTGGACGAGGTCGACTCCATCCTCGTCGACGAGGCGCGCACGCCGCTGATCATCTCGGGCCCGACCGAAGACCGCTCCGACCTCTATGTGGCGCTCGATGCGCTGATTCCGCGGCTGGACCGCGCCGACTACGATCTCGACGAGAAGCAGCGCCAGGTCTCGCTGACCGAGGCGGGCACGGAGAAGATGGAGGAGATCATCCGCGCGGCCGGCCTGCTCCGCGAGGGCGGGCTCTATGACGCCGCCAACGTCTCGATCGTGCATCACCTCAACCAGGCCCTGCGCGCCCACACGCTGTTCACGCGCGACAAGGACTACATCGTGCGCAATGACGAGGTCGTCATCATCGACGAGTTCACCGGCCGCATGATGCCGGGGCGGCGTTACTCCGAAGGCCTGCACCAGGCGCTCGAAGCGAAGGAGAAGGTCCAGATCCAGCCCGAGAACGCGACGCTGGCCTCGATCACCTTCCAGAACTATTTCCGGCTTTACGAGAAGCTTGGCGGCATGACGGGCACAGCCGCGACCGAGGCGGAGGAGTTCCAGCAGATCTACAAGCTCGACGTGGTCGAGATCCCGACCAATGTCCCCGTGCAGCGCGTCGACGAGGATGACTCTGTGTTCCGCACCTTCGAGGAGAAGGTGAAGGCGATCATCGTCGAGCTCGAGAAGGCCTCGGCCCGCATGCAGCCGGTGCTGGTCGGCACCGCCTCGATCGAGCGCTCGGAGCTGGTCGCCGAACTGCTCGTCAAGGCGGGCTACAAGCAGCTCGACTTCGCCCAGCCCAACGCGCTCGACAGCCTCTACAAGGCCGCGCGGGAGGGCAAGGCGACCAGGCAGTTCGCCGTGCTGAACGCCCGCTTCCACGAGCAGGAGGCCTACATCGTGGCCGAGGCCGGCGTGCCGGGCGCGATCACCATCGCCACCAACATGGCCGGGCGCGGCACCGACATCAAGCTCGGCGGCTCGGTCGAGATGCGCATCCAGACCGAGACGGCCGGCATGGAGGACGGGCCCGAGAAGCAGGCCCGCATCGCGGCGATCAAGGAGGAGGTCGAACGCTTCCGCCAGATCGTGCTGAATGCGCGCGAGGAGATCGAGGTGGAGCCGGCCAAGGGCTCCCGCGCCGCCAAGACCGTGACCATGCCGGGCGGACTCTACATCATCGGCACCGAACGTCATGAAAGCCGCCGCATCGACAACCAGCTTCGCGGCCGCGCTGGCCGCCAGGGCGACCCCGGCCGCTCGAAGTTCTTCCTGTCGTTGCAGGATGACCTGATGCGCATCTTCGGCTCTGACCGGATGGACGGCATGCTGCAGAAGCTCGGCCTTCAGGAGGGCGAGGCGATCATCCATCCCTGGATCAACAAGGCGGTGGAGAAGGCGCAGGGCAAGGTCGAGGCGCGCAACTTCGACACCCGCAAGAACATCCTCAAATACGATGACGTGATGAACGACCAGCGCAAGGTCGTGTTCGAGCAGCGCCGCGACTTCATGCGCCAGCCGTCCGTGCGCGAGACGATCAACGAAATGCGCAGCCAGGTGGTCGACGATGTCGTGCGCCACCACATTCCGCCCGACGCCTATCCCGAACAGTGGGACGTGGCAGGGCTCAAGGCCGAGGTGTTGCAGAATCTCAACCTTGATCTGCCGGTCGATGAGTGGGCCAAGGAGGACGGCATCGCCGACGAGGAGATGCGCGAGCGCATCCTGAAGGCGGCGGATGACGACTACTCGGCCCGCATCGCGCGCAATGGCGACGAGGTCATGGCCTATGTCGAGAAGCAGGTGCTGCTGCAGATGCTCGACCATCTGTGGCGCGAGCATCTCGTCACGCTCGACCACCTCAGGCAGGTGGTGGGTTGGCGCGGGCTGGCCCAGCGCGATCCGCTCAACGAATACAAGGCCGAGGCGTTCCAGCTCTTCGACGGGCTGATCGACAAGCTGCGCGAGCAGGTCACGGGCCAGGTCATGCGCGTCGAGGTGCGTTTCGAGGAGCCGCCGGCCGATGCCCAGCCGGCGCTCGGCCAGGCGCCGCTCGGCGATCAGACGGCCATGTTCGCCCCGGCCGAGGCCGTGGCGCAGAGCCAGCGCGATCCCAACGATCCGTCCAGCTGGGGCCGCGTCGGCCGCAACGAGCCGTGCCCGTGCGGCTCCGGCAAGAAGTACAAGCACTGCCACGGGCAGGTCGCCTGA
- a CDS encoding peptidylprolyl isomerase produces the protein MSHTAIRTVRMFVSAAILGAGLAASPVMAQDNKVVARIDGMDITEQEIALAGEDLGERIAQVPAAQRRDYLIGYLSDLKIGARAAERAKITEAPEFALRLAYFRQKVLMDEFIARQSKIAATPEAARKLFDDAMKTMKPDQEVRARHILVEKEDEAKAALARVRSGEDFAKVAAELSKDPGSGKEGGDLGYFTQDRMVPQFGAMAFQLKPGEVSEPVQTQFGWHVIRVEDKRDRPLPRFEDVKGEIETYLMRKAQQDIVLSLRGDLKLERLDQPKP, from the coding sequence ATGTCCCACACCGCAATCCGTACTGTCCGCATGTTCGTGTCGGCCGCCATCCTCGGCGCGGGCCTCGCCGCCAGTCCCGTCATGGCGCAGGACAACAAGGTCGTCGCGCGCATCGACGGCATGGACATCACCGAGCAGGAGATCGCCCTTGCGGGCGAGGATCTCGGGGAGCGCATCGCCCAGGTTCCGGCGGCCCAGCGCCGCGACTACCTCATCGGCTATCTCTCCGACCTCAAGATCGGAGCCCGCGCCGCCGAACGCGCCAAGATCACGGAAGCCCCCGAATTCGCCCTGCGCCTCGCCTACTTCCGCCAGAAGGTCCTGATGGACGAGTTCATCGCCCGCCAGTCGAAGATCGCCGCCACGCCGGAAGCGGCGCGCAAACTCTTCGACGACGCCATGAAGACCATGAAGCCGGATCAGGAAGTTCGCGCCCGCCACATCCTGGTCGAGAAGGAGGACGAGGCGAAGGCCGCGCTTGCCCGTGTGCGCAGCGGCGAGGATTTCGCCAAGGTTGCGGCCGAGCTCTCGAAGGATCCCGGTTCGGGCAAGGAAGGCGGCGATCTTGGTTACTTCACGCAGGACCGCATGGTGCCGCAGTTCGGAGCCATGGCCTTCCAGCTCAAGCCAGGCGAGGTTTCCGAGCCTGTGCAGACACAGTTCGGCTGGCACGTCATCAGGGTCGAGGACAAACGCGACCGTCCCCTGCCCAGGTTCGAGGACGTGAAGGGTGAGATCGAGACCTATCTGATGCGCAAGGCCCAGCAGGACATCGTGCTCAGCCTGCGCGGCGACCTCAAGCTCGAGCGGCTCGACCAGCCCAAGCCCTGA
- the argJ gene encoding bifunctional glutamate N-acetyltransferase/amino-acid acetyltransferase ArgJ — MAGKDVPVSPLAPKSYPEAPAIEGVTFATAEAGIRYKNRRDVFMALLAEGTEVAGVLTTSRCPGAPVEWCREALRGGRARALVVNSGNANAFTGLKGRQSVKLTAEIAARAAGCRPGEVFISSTGVIGEPLDATRFEGVLDACVRDARNGPWLDAARAIMTTDTYPKVAVRKARLGGVEVNLVGIAKGAGMIAPDMATMLSYVFTDAPIAAPALQAMLSAGVKASFNAITVDSDTSTSDTLLAFATQAAGKRGAPRIEATNDRRAAAFRKAFDSLLLELAQMVVRDGEGARKFVGVTVEGAVSNASAKRIALSIANSPLVKTAIAGEDANWGRIVMAVGKAGEPAERDRLDIYFGDIRVATGGARDPDYSEAATTAYMRGEDLAIRVGLGLGRGRATVWTCDLTKAYVEINGDYRS, encoded by the coding sequence ATGGCTGGCAAGGATGTCCCCGTTTCGCCGCTTGCGCCGAAATCCTATCCCGAAGCGCCCGCCATCGAAGGCGTGACCTTCGCCACGGCCGAGGCGGGCATCCGTTACAAGAACCGCCGCGATGTCTTCATGGCGCTTCTTGCCGAAGGCACCGAGGTGGCGGGGGTCCTCACCACTTCCAGATGCCCCGGCGCGCCGGTCGAATGGTGCCGCGAGGCGCTCAGGGGCGGCAGGGCCCGCGCGCTCGTGGTCAATTCGGGCAACGCCAATGCCTTCACCGGCCTCAAGGGGCGTCAGTCGGTCAAGCTGACGGCCGAGATCGCGGCCAGGGCCGCCGGGTGCAGGCCGGGCGAGGTCTTCATCTCCTCAACGGGCGTGATCGGCGAGCCGCTGGACGCGACAAGGTTCGAGGGCGTGCTCGACGCCTGCGTCCGCGACGCGAGGAACGGGCCCTGGCTCGATGCCGCCCGCGCCATCATGACAACCGACACCTACCCCAAGGTCGCGGTCCGCAAGGCCAGGCTCGGCGGCGTCGAGGTCAACCTCGTGGGCATCGCCAAGGGCGCGGGCATGATCGCCCCCGACATGGCGACGATGCTGTCCTATGTGTTCACCGATGCCCCCATCGCGGCGCCGGCGCTGCAGGCCATGCTCTCGGCCGGCGTCAAGGCCTCGTTCAACGCCATCACCGTCGACAGCGACACCTCGACCTCCGACACGCTCCTCGCCTTCGCCACCCAGGCGGCCGGCAAGCGCGGCGCGCCCCGGATCGAGGCGACGAATGATCGCCGCGCCGCCGCCTTCCGCAAGGCCTTCGACAGCCTGCTGCTCGAGCTGGCGCAGATGGTGGTCCGCGATGGCGAAGGGGCCCGCAAGTTCGTCGGCGTGACGGTCGAGGGCGCCGTCTCCAACGCCTCGGCAAAGCGCATCGCGTTGTCCATCGCCAATTCGCCGCTGGTCAAAACCGCCATCGCCGGCGAGGACGCGAACTGGGGACGCATCGTCATGGCTGTCGGCAAGGCCGGCGAGCCCGCCGAGCGCGATCGCCTCGACATCTATTTCGGCGACATCCGCGTCGCCACGGGCGGAGCGCGCGATCCGGACTATTCCGAAGCCGCCACCACGGCCTACATGCGCGGCGAGGACCTGGCGATCCGCGTCGGGCTGGGGCTGGGGCGCGGCCGCGCCACCGTCTGGACCTGCGACCTGACCAAGGCCTATGTCGAGATCAACGGCGACTACCGTTCGTGA
- a CDS encoding DMT family transporter — MNAAGPDRSASTLFVASHLAICAATWGSSFIFIKLTRGEVDPITLSFIRAAIAATAMAAWVMLLRQVPWPARSEIQDWLVLGSVNGWIPNILVAFALERMAAGMASMVQAATPLFTALFAHMLFADERLTRQRVVGILVGFAGTLLLIGPRLTEGGAETLAVIAMIAVVVCYGSGNIYTRFRRASRPERLALGQQMISAMVSAPLAMAIAGPLATAAAMQAHGWPLFILGSVCTALPILIFMQLITRAGPTKASMTSYLAPATAVMLSVIVLGETLSPWQMAGGAVILVGVAIITLAPAALRRA, encoded by the coding sequence GTGAACGCGGCCGGTCCGGATCGGAGCGCCTCCACGCTCTTCGTCGCCTCGCATCTGGCCATCTGCGCCGCCACCTGGGGATCGAGCTTCATCTTCATCAAGCTCACGCGCGGGGAGGTCGATCCCATCACGCTCTCCTTCATCCGCGCCGCCATCGCTGCGACGGCGATGGCGGCATGGGTGATGCTGCTGCGCCAGGTCCCCTGGCCTGCCCGCAGCGAAATCCAGGACTGGCTGGTGCTCGGCAGCGTCAATGGCTGGATTCCGAACATCCTGGTGGCCTTCGCGCTCGAGCGCATGGCGGCGGGGATGGCCTCGATGGTGCAGGCGGCGACGCCGCTGTTCACCGCGCTCTTCGCCCACATGCTGTTCGCCGACGAGCGGCTGACGCGCCAGCGCGTCGTCGGAATCCTGGTCGGGTTTGCCGGCACGCTGCTGCTGATCGGCCCGCGCCTGACCGAGGGCGGGGCCGAGACGCTCGCCGTCATCGCCATGATCGCGGTCGTGGTCTGCTATGGCTCGGGCAACATCTACACGCGCTTTCGCCGCGCCTCCCGGCCGGAGCGGCTGGCGCTTGGCCAGCAGATGATCTCGGCCATGGTGTCGGCCCCGCTGGCGATGGCGATCGCCGGTCCGCTCGCCACCGCCGCAGCGATGCAGGCGCATGGCTGGCCGCTGTTCATTCTCGGCTCGGTCTGCACGGCGCTGCCGATCCTCATCTTCATGCAGCTCATCACGCGCGCCGGCCCCACCAAGGCGTCCATGACGAGCTATCTCGCGCCCGCGACGGCTGTGATGCTGTCCGTCATCGTGCTCGGCGAGACGCTCTCGCCCTGGCAGATGGCGGGCGGCGCGGTCATCCTCGTGGGCGTCGCCATCATCACCCTTGCGCCGGCAGCCCTGCGGCGCGCCTGA
- a CDS encoding (deoxy)nucleoside triphosphate pyrophosphohydrolase has protein sequence MKLTLVVACALVDADGRVLVTQRPDGKPLAGLWEFPGGKLEPGERPEAALIRELSEELGISVQEPCLAPLTFASHGYEGFHLLMPLYICRRWEGAPASREGQAIRWIRPGMLRSLAMPPADEPLIPALIDLLGP, from the coding sequence CTGAAGCTCACTCTCGTCGTCGCCTGCGCCCTCGTCGATGCAGATGGCCGCGTGCTGGTCACCCAGCGGCCCGACGGCAAGCCATTGGCCGGACTCTGGGAGTTTCCCGGAGGCAAGCTAGAGCCGGGCGAAAGGCCGGAAGCGGCGCTGATCCGCGAACTTTCCGAAGAGCTTGGCATATCCGTGCAGGAGCCTTGCCTCGCCCCCCTCACCTTCGCGAGCCATGGCTATGAGGGCTTCCATCTGCTGATGCCGCTCTACATCTGCCGCCGCTGGGAGGGCGCGCCGGCCTCGCGCGAAGGCCAGGCGATACGATGGATCAGGCCAGGCATGCTGCGCAGCCTCGCCATGCCGCCAGCCGACGAGCCCCTGATCCCGGCGCTGATCGATCTGCTGGGTCCGTGA